A section of the Arcobacter roscoffensis genome encodes:
- a CDS encoding apolipoprotein N-acyltransferase: MFLVKRDNFNKNFIIKGFTTSILLSAFIYLSHFNIEYLALNSILGVLAIYFLVTIPRKSLFITGFTTGIFWFYWIAVSLQYYELTYLVPVLLIVIGLAYGILFSLFGLINNILYRVIAIFAFTFIAPFGFNWMKFELLFIDSYFNTTKESFALILAAVLMASQLKRLKILALVPLFIAFQSPQGEIIDNPNLDIHLSQFNIPQDLKWKKENRNTLINKNLNEIDKAISLNKDLVVLPETSIPIVLNNQRDLLNFLKEKSYEITIFTGGLYLEDQKIYNATYLFSKGEVQIAKKVVLVPFGEEIPLPKFFVDLINNTFYGGASDYSKASKATDFIINGTKIRNAICYEATTDKIFENLNDTKYMIAISNNAWFTPSTEPTLQKLLMKYYAKKYGVTIFHVVNGSQNYVIRP; the protein is encoded by the coding sequence ATGTTTTTAGTAAAACGCGATAATTTTAACAAAAACTTTATAATAAAAGGCTTCACTACGTCTATATTATTAAGTGCTTTTATATACTTAAGTCATTTTAATATTGAATATCTTGCCTTAAATTCTATTTTAGGTGTTTTAGCTATTTATTTTTTAGTAACAATTCCTAGAAAATCACTTTTTATTACAGGTTTTACAACAGGTATTTTTTGGTTTTATTGGATTGCTGTATCTTTACAATATTATGAGCTTACATACCTAGTTCCGGTACTTCTAATAGTTATAGGGCTTGCTTATGGAATTTTATTTTCACTATTTGGATTAATCAATAATATTTTATATAGAGTAATAGCAATTTTTGCATTTACTTTTATAGCACCTTTTGGTTTTAATTGGATGAAATTTGAACTTTTATTTATAGATTCATATTTTAATACCACAAAAGAGAGTTTTGCTCTAATTTTAGCAGCAGTTTTAATGGCTTCACAACTAAAAAGATTAAAAATCTTAGCTTTAGTTCCACTTTTTATTGCATTTCAATCTCCACAGGGAGAAATAATTGATAATCCAAATCTTGATATTCATCTATCACAATTTAATATTCCTCAAGATTTAAAATGGAAAAAAGAAAATAGAAACACTCTAATAAATAAGAATTTAAATGAAATAGATAAAGCAATATCTTTAAATAAAGACCTTGTAGTTTTACCTGAGACTTCAATTCCAATAGTTTTAAATAATCAAAGAGATCTATTAAATTTCCTAAAAGAAAAGTCTTATGAGATTACTATTTTTACAGGTGGATTATACTTAGAAGATCAAAAAATTTATAATGCAACTTATCTTTTCTCAAAAGGAGAAGTTCAAATAGCAAAAAAAGTTGTATTAGTTCCTTTTGGAGAAGAAATACCACTTCCAAAGTTTTTTGTTGATTTAATCAATAATACTTTTTATGGAGGTGCTTCTGATTATTCAAAAGCTTCGAAAGCAACTGATTTTATAATAAATGGAACAAAAATAAGAAATGCTATTTGTTATGAGGCAACTACTGATAAGATATTTGAAAACTTAAATGATACAAAATACATGATAGCTATTTCAAATAATGCTTGGTTTACCCCATCAACTGAGCCAACTTTACAAAAGCTACTTATGAAATACTATGCCAAAAAATATGGGGTAACTATTTTCCATGTTGTAAATGGAAGCCAAAATTATGTAATAAGACCTTGA
- a CDS encoding DUF4105 domain-containing protein, protein MLSICNSFLNKVTKIILLSSLFISYSFSSTATEDFIKKNKLYNDSYWSKLLHYKNGKSEVDSNNFFISKNGKTNLKEELLETIDSLQNGTNNTLCRFPLRVKWLKEKIPNLESKIKKYQCKDLDLYLKEINAKFASLIFPTSHINSPASMYGHTFLRLSGDEKTPLLGNAVNYAAQTEETNGLIFAYKGLFGGYKGKYSILPYYKKIKEYSNLEQRDIWEYKLDLSQEEVEKIALHSYELKDAYSFYYFFLENCSYNLLWLLEVARDDLELVNNFYLKAAPLDTIKILKKYDLIKQSDYRYSKMTKMKHILDNEILNKNYIKSFVKENKELPTSLSLKDKAAYLDLKIEYTQYLRSKNKIEKKDYLKKYLKLLKQRSKISIVSDYEIKKASNPLFSHDSARVSLTYNSDKTYELSGKPVYSNIYDISYGYLDGAYIDFFDLNLKKDDDRVFIDKFKILDISSLSKRDELFKPLSWGIELSYERFKSQEDYMKLKPSFGVTYGNENYFIYALGQSKAYNKLGDNLLSLGSKIGFVANKFEDIKLGLSYEYDKYNKGFKNRNFEVFSTYKIDENLSLNLKYINDNLIKQRDISSFSLFYYF, encoded by the coding sequence TTGCTAAGTATATGTAATTCTTTTTTAAATAAAGTAACTAAGATAATACTTCTTAGTTCTTTATTTATTTCATACTCATTTTCTTCTACTGCTACAGAAGATTTTATCAAAAAAAATAAACTTTATAATGATTCATATTGGTCAAAACTTTTACATTATAAAAATGGTAAAAGTGAAGTAGATTCTAATAATTTTTTTATTTCAAAAAATGGAAAAACTAATTTAAAAGAAGAATTATTAGAAACTATAGACTCATTACAAAATGGTACAAATAATACTTTATGTAGGTTCCCTCTAAGAGTAAAATGGTTAAAAGAAAAAATACCTAATCTTGAAAGTAAAATAAAAAAATATCAATGTAAAGATTTAGATTTATATCTAAAAGAAATAAATGCAAAATTTGCAAGCCTTATTTTCCCTACATCTCATATAAATTCTCCTGCTTCAATGTATGGACATACCTTTTTAAGATTGTCAGGGGATGAAAAAACACCTTTACTTGGTAATGCTGTAAATTATGCAGCACAAACAGAAGAAACAAATGGTTTGATTTTTGCATATAAAGGTTTGTTTGGTGGTTATAAAGGAAAATATTCAATACTACCTTACTATAAAAAGATAAAAGAGTATAGTAATTTAGAGCAAAGAGATATTTGGGAATATAAACTAGACCTAAGCCAAGAAGAAGTAGAAAAAATAGCTTTACACTCTTATGAACTAAAAGATGCATACTCATTTTACTACTTTTTTTTAGAAAATTGTTCATATAATCTTCTTTGGTTACTTGAAGTTGCAAGAGATGATTTAGAACTTGTTAACAATTTCTATCTAAAAGCAGCACCTCTTGACACAATAAAAATATTAAAGAAATATGATTTGATAAAACAGTCCGATTATAGATACTCTAAAATGACAAAAATGAAACATATTTTAGATAATGAGATTTTAAATAAGAACTATATAAAAAGCTTTGTAAAAGAGAATAAAGAATTACCAACAAGCTTAAGTTTAAAAGATAAAGCAGCATACTTAGACTTAAAAATTGAATATACTCAATATTTGAGAAGTAAGAATAAAATAGAAAAGAAAGATTATTTAAAAAAATATTTAAAACTTTTAAAACAAAGAAGTAAAATATCAATTGTTTCAGATTATGAAATAAAAAAAGCTAGTAATCCTCTTTTTTCTCATGATTCAGCAAGAGTAAGTTTAACTTATAATAGTGATAAAACTTATGAACTATCTGGTAAGCCTGTATATAGTAATATCTATGATATCTCTTATGGATATTTAGATGGTGCTTATATAGACTTCTTTGATTTAAATCTAAAAAAAGATGATGATAGAGTTTTTATTGATAAGTTTAAAATATTAGATATTAGTTCCTTATCAAAAAGAGATGAATTATTTAAACCTCTATCTTGGGGAATTGAACTTTCTTATGAAAGATTTAAAAGTCAAGAGGATTATATGAAACTAAAACCTAGTTTTGGAGTGACTTATGGAAATGAAAACTATTTTATTTATGCTTTAGGACAATCAAAGGCATACAATAAGTTAGGGGATAATTTACTTTCTTTAGGTTCAAAAATTGGTTTTGTTGCGAATAAATTTGAAGATATAAAACTAGGTTTATCTTATGAATATGACAAGTATAATAAAGGCTTTAAAAATAGAAACTTTGAAGTTTTTTCAACTTATAAAATAGATGAAAATTTATCTTTAAATTTGAAATATATAAATGACAATTTAATAAAACAAAGAGATATTAGTTCTTTCTCTTTGTTTTACTATTTTTAA